The Nothobranchius furzeri strain GRZ-AD chromosome 6, NfurGRZ-RIMD1, whole genome shotgun sequence genome includes a region encoding these proteins:
- the zgc:162472 gene encoding transcription factor TFIIIB component B'' homolog isoform X3, translating into MMSYIVATAALGHTDRGESAVHRCHRSLRTSPAGKIEMFRRSRFSVRPNVNTGGRTAAAASQEPPAGNQDASETPKETGEGSSAAVATDKSDVSPSENTSAPGVGNDQNGESTSSSASVQRRKRFSVKPKVAPGRLPALPRMPRSPIKAAPAAPANISGSDAERPSTSSKPPVPRGLQSPRPRRLSEDSKQHKVQPDLTPVSPEESGHLAEDPQEQTHLPADDSQPAENISGSQVKEVPPRLPDRVPPSLPDKDATEISEKAKTLISSKNVVSMTQSALSLSRLLNDPSDVQRLMKAQKLRELLKRERWKEMNVRKAKTRKKEFSLDPTKMTMRDLIHYIPTSNPMTCSLEDSAQENESALSPVPLREKSPERPEKPEAQPATTALPPEEQEEEPASAEEDQEEALLVPQVKVAEDGSLIIDEESLTVEVQRAKGPNPAQDREPIFERGSTTTYSSFRKANYTKPWSIEETDMFFLAVSMVGTDFSMICQLFPHRSRLEIKNKFKKEERENCWRVDKAFRERRKLDIEYFSKLLEKVLEVQKDRKKLKLLAEKNTNKKSKTKRKRKKSAKQLSDSEDEREDFELEDGGEKENEEQCNDGDEQKKKRTRKKRAEHLTEEPNQKKTKTGEDSEARPEDDTNSDILENVQNANTTKESTIKPAKLKRARAPTPVVVLGLKRGKKVPPSRQEEEPSSEKGEKSVNVEESDLNCSNLRNSASDDISSEEEEESVIKPQKPTRYGRVPKPTQTLTYASQEDLSTSESAPATSRSKSSVSRKKSLKPQLAPKPKKSKLVTLRSSKTDFSDEDSERELEDTDGRAEQLFSCTSGKDTDESLFMTSSLHSPNVLVSEVDESIEEDVIDFLSAENTEVSQNESYNEAAQTLLAIGSLTHMSQSAPSEMTTDDCVTEERPAGVNESSHLGEEGFLFSLSSASDQEVAETFQNVAPLERQSSVTARTDVALPETSDQTCSELKALSDVDHTPHEPKPVQASRTSQQTSQKETTYEQQAKESCTLAANQVGKSETAEATTTESALLPTELKLTEGSVVQGSSFSESQFEPRRDQASREANASDSTDERSISHVETSDASFVKHPAALPAEGLPFSQKGDGDEAASSRSRLSRFPKVKVKPNLTSRAARNKSQTGGETLKKDALPTDNEETKTHMEVDNQPAIGAETSDLSATENRSISEVHLRGRSSDSEFTEENQTCEFGRTERSSKTNPRVTEPQAGPGVNVGLVLTQENNKDPVTAITPAEETTTNKEEGKVAACQLRRSRLQKIKPKPNIPQTSRAAKSKPTEEPAEKHLGTILNVEFDQETNAQVDPQETETPSEKLIERTDLSSSLSSVQTPGCSLTSTEEPSKNEKTLVGLDQMEIDVASDQSALENQKVSKIQEDQSEKCATLDSFTETRESLHNAAAAAANSGSEKSKIIFTSIPDSVPVQEPIAVEKLDVCKQDCEAQSALQLRRSRSLKIKPKPKIPQTPRSANPKPPITESKSSSSGSDPESHQKTKVELEAPCGPSPEKQPVSTSPASYGQSPQTVGSSVTPSEGVHVGEEKETVESTGQLRSRSHKIKPKPNLPQIQRTTKFKSRVTDEAGSSPTSAPAFDNNADSQSTHVGPSDEMDLGAETSDQGFSKDQNLAEVQPESNSEPSSEQATTGMKKLKMEQQPTCSSALPEESRPDKTSGATSLVSVPSLKLASTHEVTEKPSSTKDQLVQNAGQVSSSEGAEQNKPQRRLRFSKVKPNLASTSRVTARKLQSDDCKPSEDQHANTSPTGAPERQCGESTEDKMSNKDPAETDYASSGDCKVSSSVSGSKTQTITAQATITDVQSTVNRTASSASLKPHETDLSVQSSDKMPSELTDTSKTSREAPRTRRGRLVKPKPNLRGRSCPQPEPDSGSCSQVVDVSESELRPDDQRPVKKVTGAPSLNDPSSNDHSSDHVTQHSSTRSESTSSAEGVQSYPLLSGILPAEVPSDPDEPFFILSLTEIPVSSAEEEAAPPPLPVADPSKHEQNVSAESSEAVGGGFNVSVHSQVASNDTGSEPAGFVTGQKDKTTIQPPKFPPTDAKETKALSSKKTPKGSGRKGKRQVQSAAATEAESSSDKSVTEPHGEAGGHVDTDKKTVSGEKEPDSSSASQSVASVGKSCRSRSKSKDSSSLSPETVSSSKSKPRQKSAGKQASSKSRVSETRSLSTNSSQPSPEVHSAPPTCSNPAGGVRRRAAEVSFSQEDDSAVEPTNVSQFFLSDIFTEVQEG; encoded by the exons AGTTGGAAACGACCAGAATGGAGAAAGTACCAGCTCTTCTGCATCGGTCCAAAGAAGAAAGCGGTTTTCTGTCAAGCCCAAAGTGGCCCCTGGTCGCCTTCCTGCCCTCCCACGCATGCCAAGATCTCCCATCAAAGCAGCTCCTGCAGCTCCTGCCAACATCTCTGGCTCAGACGCAGAGAGGCCCTCAACGTCTAGCAAACCTCCAGTTCCTCGTGGTCTTCAGTCCCCAAGACCACGGAGACTTTCTGAAGACAGCAAGCAGCACAAAGTCCAACCAGACCTCACCCCCGTGTCTCCCGAGGAATCAGGACACTTGGCTGAAGACCCACAAGAACAAACCCATCTGCCAGCTGATGATAGCCAACCTGCAGAAAACATTTCAGGCAGTCAGGTTAAAGAAGTTCCTCCCAGACTACCAGATAGGGTACCACCATCTCTACCAGATAAAGATGCAACAGAAATATCAGAGAAAGCAAAGACTCTCATTTCATCCAAAAATGTGGTTTCAATGACCCAGTCAGCGCTGTCTTTGAGCAGACTCCTGAATGACCCGTCCGATGTGCAAAGACTGATGAAGGCCCAGAAGCTCAGAGAGCTGCTGAAACGTGAACGGTGGAAAGAAATG AATGTGCGGAAAGCTAAGACTCGTAAAAAGGAATTTTCTTTGGATCCCACAAAGATGACAATGCGAGACCTTATCCATTATATCCCAACATCTAACCCAATGAC ATGCAGTTTAGAAGATTCAGCCCAAGAGAACGAGAGTGCGCTCTCCCCTGTGCCACTGAGAGAAAA GTCTCCAGAGCGACCAGAAAAACCCGAAGCCCAACCTGCTACGACAGCTTTACCGCCagaggaacaggaggaggagcCTGCATCGGCAGAAGAAGACCAGGAAGAAGCCCTCTTGGTGCCTCAGGTGAAAGTGGCAGAAGATGGCTCACTGATCATTGATGAAGAAAG CCTGACGGTGGAGGTCCAACGAGCTAAAGGTCCGAACCCCGCTCAAGACCGAGAGCCTATTTTTGAGCGCGGCTCCACCACAACTTACTCAAGTTTCAGGAAGGCAAATTATACCAAACCCTGGTCGATAGAAG AGACGGATATGTTCTTCCTAGCAGTTAGCATGGTGGGGACTGACTTTTCCATGATTTGTCAGCTGTTTCCACACAGATCTCGATTAGAGATAAAG AACAAGTTCAAAAAAGAAGAGCGGGAGAATTGCTGGAGGGTGGACAAGGCTTTCA GAGAGAGGCGTAAACTGGACATTGAGTACTTTTCTAAGCTGCTGGAAAAAGTTTTGGAAGTtcaaaaagacagaaagaaactCAAGCTGCTTGCAGAGAAGAATACCAACAAGAAGAGCAAGACTAAAAGAAAAA GGAAAAAATCTGCAAAGCAGCTGAGTGATTCAGAGGATGAGAGGGAGGATTTTGAGTTGGAGGACGGGGGAGAGAAAGAGAACGAAGAACAGTGTAAtgatggagatgaacagaagaaaAAGCGCACGAGAAAGAAAAGAGCAGAGCACTTGACTGAGGAACCCAATCAAAAGAAAACCAAAACAG GTGAAGACTCGGAGGCACGACCCGAGGACGACACCAATTCAGACAT ATTGGAAAATGTTCAGAACGCCAACACAACCAAGGAGTCGACCATCAAGCCAGCCAAGCTGAAACGAGCCAGAGCACCGACGCCGGTTGTGGTTTTGGGTTTGAAGCGAGGTAAAAAGGTTCCTCCTTCCAGACAAGAGGAAGAACCGTCATCAGAGAAAGGGGAGAAGAGT GTAAATGTAGAAGAATCAGACTTGAACTGTTCCAATCTAAGGAATTCTGCTAGTGATGATATTTCatctgaagaagaagaggaaTCTGTGATTAAGCCTCAAAAACCCACGAG ATATGGCAGAGTCCCAAAACCTACCCAGACCTTGACGTATGCTTCCCAAGAGGATCTCTCTACGTCTGAGTCTGCTCCAGCAACATCTAGATCTAAATCCTCTGTTAGCAGAAAAAAGTCATTGAAGCCACAGTTGGCTCCAAAACCCAAAAAGTCCAAATTGGTCACGCTCAGGTCTTCCAAGACAGACTTCAGTGATGAAGACAGTGAAAGGGAGTTGGAGGACACagacggacgagcagagcagctcTTTTCATGCACGTCCGGGAAAGACACCGACGagtctttgtttatgacctccaGCCTGCACTCTCCTAATGTTTTGGTTTCAGAAGTGGATGAGTCTATTGAAGAG GATGTTATAGACTTTCTTTCTGCAGAAAACACTGAAG TTTCACAGAATGAAAGCTACAATGAAGCTGCACAAACCCTTTTGGCCATTGGCAGCCTGACTCACATGTCTCAGTCAGCGCCGAGTGAAATGACCACAGATGACTGTGTAACAG AGGAAAGACCAGCTGGTGTGAATGAATCCAGCCACCTCGGAGAAGAGGGCTTTCTGTTTTCTTTGTCTTCAGCTTCAGATCAAGAAGTTGCAGAAACATTCCAGAATGTTGCCCCACTGGAACGACAAAGCAGCGTAACCGCCAGGACTGATGTCGCTCTCCCTGAAACCAGCGATCAGACATGTAGTGAGCTGAAGGCTCTTAGTGATGTTGATCATACACCACATGAaccaaaacccgtgcaagcgtcCAGGACTTCACAACAAACATCCCAAAAGGAGACAACATATGAACAGCAGGCAAAAGAGAGCTGCACTCTAGCTGCAAACCAAGTTGGCAAGAGCGAAACAGCTGAAGCAACTACAACAGAATCGGCCCTACTTCCTACTGAACTCAAACTAACTGAAGGGTCTGTTGTCCAGGGCTCTTCTTTCTCTGAATCCCAGTTTGAGCCTAGAAGGGATCAGGCCAGTAGAGAGGCAAATGCATCTGATTCCACAGACGAAAGATCTATttctcatgtagaaacaagtgatGCAAGTTTTGTTAAACACCCTGCTGCATTACCTGCAGAAGGTTTACCTTTCAGTCAAAAGGGAGATGGTGACGAAGCAGCGTCCAGCCGGTCTAGATTGAGCAGATTCCCAAAAGTCAAAGTCAAACCAAACTTAACATCAAGAGCTGCAAGGAATAAATCTCAGACTGGTGGCGAAACTTTGAAGAAAGATGCACTTCCAACTGACAATGAGGAAACTAAGACACACATGGAGGTGGATAATCAACCAGCAATAGGGGCCGAAACATCGGACCTGAGTGCTACAGAAAACCGGTCCATCTCTGAAGTTCACCTCAGAGGCAGAAGTTCAGACTCTGAGTTTACAGAAGAAAACCAGACATGTGAATTTGGACGAACAGAGAGAAGCAGTAAAACAAACCCGAGAGTCACAGAACCACAAGCCGGACCGGGAGTGAATGTAGGTTTAGTTTTGACCCAAGAAAATAACAAGGATCCTGTTACTGCTATCACTCCTGCAGAAGAGACGACAACTAATAAAGAAGAGGGTAAAGTAGCTGCTTGTCAGTTGAGAAGAAGTCGGCTACAAAAGATTAAACCCAAACCAAATATACCACAGACATCAAGAGCTGCAAAGAGTAAACCAACAGAAGAACCAGCAGAGAAACACTTGGGTACCATTTTAAATGTTGAATTTGACCAGGAGACAAACGCACAGGTGGATCCTCAAGAAACAGAAACCCCTTCTGAAAAACTGATTGAAAGAACTGATCTTTCTTCAAGTTTAAGTTCAGTACAAACTCCAGGCTGTTCTCTTACATCCACAGAGGAGCCATCTAAAAATGAGAAGACACTTGTTGGACTTGATCAGATGGAAATTGATGTGGCGTCCGATCAAAGTGCCCTAGAAAaccagaaagtctctaaaattcaGGAAGATCAAAGTGAAAAGTGTGCCACGCTTGATTCCTTTACAGAAACAAGAGAGAGTCTTCATaatgctgctgcagctgcagctaaTTCAGGAAGTGAAAAATCAAAAATCATATTCACATCAATCCCAGATTCAGTCCCAGTTCAAGAACCGATTGCTGTAGAAAAGTTGGACGTCTGTAAACAAGATTGTGAAGCTCAGTCTGCTCTTCAGCTGAGGAGGAGTCGATCACTGAAAATTAAACCCAAGCCAAAAATACCACAAACACCCAGATCTGCAAATCCTAAACCTCCAATCACAGAAAGCAAAAGCTCAAGTTCTGGTTCAGATCCTGAATCCCATCAAAAAACAAAAGTAGAACTTGAAGCGCCATGCGGGCCTTCCCCAGAGAAACAGCCAGTAAGCACCAGTCCAGCTTCATATGGACAATCACCACAGACTGTGGGATCCTCCGTAACACCCTCTGAAGGAGTACATGTCGGTGAGGAAAAGGAGACGGTCGAATCTACTGGTCAGCTGAGGAGTCGGTCACACAAAATTAAACCAAAGCCAAATTTACCACAGATCCAGAGGACCACAAAGTTTAAATCTCGAGTTACAGACGAGGCTGGGTCAAGTCCTACTTCAGCACCTGCGTTTGACAACAACGCAGATTCACAAAGCACTCATGTTGGACCTAGTGATGAGATGGATTTGGGAGCAGAAACATCAGATCAGGGTTTCTCAAAGGACCAGAATCTCGCTGAAGTCCAGCCTGAATCCAATTCTGAGCCCAGTTCTGAACAGGCCACTACAGGAATGAAGAAGTTAAAGATGGAACAGCAACCAACTTGCTCTTCTGCCCTTCCTGAAGAATCAAGGCCGGATAAGACAAGTGGTGCTACTTCTCTGGTTTCAGTACCGTCACTGAAATTAGCTTCTACTCATGAAGTCACAGAGAAACCATCTTCAACTAAAGATCAGCTGGTGCAAAATGCTGGACAAGTCTCGAGTTCAGAAGGTGCCGAACAAAACAAGCCTCAGAGAAGACTGAGGTTTTCCAAAGTCAAACCCAATTTAGCATCGACTAGTAGAGTTACAGCCAGAAAGCTTCAGTCAGATGACTGTAAGCCTTCAGAAGACCAACACGCAAACACGTCTCCAACTGGTGCACCGGAGCGTCAATGTGGGGAGTCCACTGAGGACAAGATGTCAAATAAAGATCCAGCAGAAACTGATTATGCTTCATCTGGTGATTGCAAGGTGTCCTCTTCAGTGTCTGGGTCAAAAACCCAAACAATAACTGCTCAGGCTACTATAACAGATGTCCAGTCCACAGTCAACAGAACAGCCTCTAGTGCCAGTCTCAAACCTCATGAGACGGACTTATCTGTACAAAG CTCTGATAAAATGCCGTCAGAGTTGACCGATACGTCCAAGACCTCAAGAGAAGCCCCTCGGACTCGTAGAGGCCGGCTTGTTAAACCCAAACCCAACCTGAGAGGCAGGAGCTGCCCTCAGCCAGAACCAG ACTCTGGCAGCTGCTCTCAGGTTGTTGACGTCTCTGAGTCTGAACTCAGACCTGATGATCAGAGGCCAGTAAAGAAGGTCACTGGAGCGCCTAGTCTCAACGACCCCAGTTCAAATGATCATTCTTCTGATCACGTGACACAACACTCCAGCACTCGG AGCGAATCAACATCAAGTGCCGAAGGGGTTCAAAGTTATCCGCTCTTATCAGGGA TCCTGCCAGCAGAAGTGCCTTCAGATCCAGATGAGCCTTTTTTCATCCTCTCTCTGACGGAGATCCCAGTATCATCAGCGGAGGAGGAGGCCGCACCCCCTCCTCTCCCTGTTGCTGATCCATCAAAGCACGAACAGAA CGTTTCTGCAGAAAGTTCAGAAGCAGTTGGAGGTGGTTTTAATGTTTCTGTGCACAGTCAAGTGGCCAGTAACGACACTGGGTCAGAACCAGCTGGGTTCGTCACTGGTCAGAAAG ACAAAACTACCATCCAGCCACCAAAGTTTCCTCCAACAGACGCTAAAGAGACCAAAGCTCTGTCCTCTAAGAAAACACCAAAAGGATCTGGCAGGAAAG GCAAACGGCAAGTTCAGTCTGCAGCTGCCACTGAGGCCGAGTCGTCCTCTGATAAGAGCGTCACGGAGCCTCACGGTGAAGCTGGAGGTCATGTGGACACTGATAAGAAAACTGTGAGCGGTGAGAAGGAACCTGACAGCAGCTCCGCCTCACAAAGTGTAGCGAGTGTTGGGAAAAGTTGTCGGAGCAG AtccaaaagcaaagattcctcttCACTGTCTCCTGAGACAGTTAGTTCCTCTAAGAGCAAACCTCGGCAGAAATCGGCAGGAAAACAGGCTTCATCAAAGTCCAGAGTCTCCGAGACGAGAAGCCTTTCCACAAATAGTTCCCAACCGTCACCAGAAGTCCACTCAGCACCTCCCACCTGCTCAAACCCAGCTGGTGGCGTTCGCCGTCGTGCAGCCGAA GTTTCATTCTCCCAGGAAGACGACAGCGCTGTGGAGCCCACCAACGTGTCTCAGTTCTTCTTAAGTGACATTTTCACAGAAGTCCAAGAAGGATAA